In the Candidatus Electrothrix sp. GW3-4 genome, one interval contains:
- a CDS encoding SAVED domain-containing protein → MMNQPDNNKNFLCVFIDQLWGLHGEVIVIFPVTVLTIITNSINNNRFIWLDYASITLLVSYLLYVIIDTMKIVYITIYNVSSGYSICLGKKSNYFKDSVRKQRNVLKRNKVDLFLIEKEFKIIDIDWQYYDEPIRETKSWQDSVENISDHFFRYAKRIPIETKLHLFTIAQPAVLIGVGYAIGKERDWVVYHYCDSTSSYVMAPNLKGTQSRSSVKKIKFNEKIINEYGDITVILSFTSASRIPFPDITNNKVEVFPKGRNKYIEIEDMSQISYEINEVLTRYTMEGRTIHLFPGLPCTLAFILGKLLHENSNIIIYNPNDTEPVWERVIDIQNLDI, encoded by the coding sequence ATGATGAATCAACCTGATAATAATAAAAACTTTCTTTGTGTATTTATAGATCAGCTATGGGGTTTGCATGGCGAAGTTATTGTTATTTTTCCAGTTACGGTATTGACAATAATTACTAACTCGATAAACAATAATAGGTTTATCTGGCTTGATTATGCTTCAATCACCCTTTTGGTATCTTATTTGTTATATGTTATTATAGACACAATGAAAATTGTATATATAACAATATATAATGTAAGCTCAGGTTATTCAATATGTCTTGGTAAGAAAAGTAATTATTTTAAAGATAGTGTTAGAAAACAACGAAATGTCTTGAAAAGAAACAAGGTCGATTTGTTTCTTATAGAAAAAGAATTTAAAATAATTGATATTGATTGGCAATATTATGATGAACCAATTAGAGAAACTAAATCATGGCAGGATAGTGTAGAGAATATATCAGATCATTTTTTTAGATATGCTAAGAGAATACCTATAGAAACAAAATTACATTTATTCACGATAGCGCAACCAGCAGTATTGATAGGAGTTGGGTATGCTATAGGAAAAGAAAGAGATTGGGTTGTATATCATTATTGTGACTCGACGTCATCATATGTTATGGCTCCAAATTTGAAAGGAACGCAGAGTCGAAGTTCTGTTAAGAAAATAAAATTTAATGAGAAGATAATAAATGAATATGGTGATATTACTGTAATTTTATCATTCACTAGCGCGTCACGTATACCTTTCCCAGATATTACAAATAATAAGGTAGAAGTCTTTCCTAAGGGTAGGAATAAATATATTGAGATAGAGGATATGTCTCAAATTTCTTATGAAATTAATGAAGTGCTGACGAGATATACTATGGAGGGGCGAACTATACATTTATTTCCTGGACTTCCTTGTACGCTGGCCTTTATTCTTGGAAAACTACTGCATGAAAATTCGAATATCATTATTTACAATCCAAATGATACTGAACCAGTATGGGAACGTGTAATAGACATTCAAAATTTGGATATTTAA